The following proteins are encoded in a genomic region of Pseudomonas sp. Os17:
- a CDS encoding FecR domain-containing protein: MPSPPPLDKAHLQAAVDWYLVLNDQQVSAAQQQAWQQWLGADAQHARAWARVQRLQQQLRGVPQDIALPVLSEMGIQRRQGLKVLLLMAGGSALLGGYRLSPYSADFATRTGQRREELLADGTRLHLNTDTRVDVAYSHEERLIFLRQGEIQVTTAADRAPARPLLVVTAHGRIRALGTRFDVRLEPAFSQVSVQQHAVEVRLNDDPQHARRVAEGQALTFGSGQMGALRVADNAESAWVRGQLVALDWRLADFIRELGRYRPGYLGCADEVAQLRISGAFRLDDIDGVLANLPLSLPVRVRRFSRYWVRVQA, from the coding sequence GTGCCGTCGCCTCCTCCCCTGGACAAGGCCCACCTGCAGGCAGCGGTGGACTGGTACCTGGTCCTCAACGATCAACAGGTCAGCGCGGCGCAGCAACAGGCCTGGCAGCAGTGGCTTGGCGCCGATGCGCAACATGCGCGAGCCTGGGCCCGGGTGCAAAGGCTGCAACAGCAGTTGCGTGGGGTCCCGCAGGATATTGCCTTGCCGGTCTTGTCGGAAATGGGCATCCAGCGCCGCCAGGGCCTCAAGGTACTGCTGCTGATGGCTGGCGGCTCGGCGTTGCTGGGCGGCTATCGGCTGTCTCCCTACAGCGCCGACTTCGCCACGCGCACCGGCCAGCGCCGGGAAGAGCTGCTGGCCGACGGCACGCGGCTGCACCTCAATACCGATACCCGGGTCGACGTTGCCTACAGCCATGAAGAACGGCTGATCTTCCTGCGTCAGGGCGAGATCCAGGTCACCACGGCCGCAGACCGGGCCCCGGCGCGTCCTTTGCTGGTGGTAACTGCCCATGGCCGCATCCGGGCCCTGGGCACCCGTTTCGATGTGCGCCTGGAGCCGGCCTTCAGCCAAGTATCGGTTCAGCAACATGCGGTGGAGGTGCGCCTGAACGATGATCCGCAACATGCCCGGAGGGTCGCCGAAGGCCAGGCGCTGACCTTCGGCTCCGGGCAGATGGGTGCCCTGCGGGTGGCGGACAATGCCGAGAGTGCCTGGGTCCGGGGCCAGTTGGTGGCGCTTGACTGGCGACTGGCGGATTTCATCCGTGAGCTGGGTCGTTACCGCCCTGGCTACCTGGGGTGTGCGGATGAAGTTGCGCAACTGCGCATCAGCGGGGCCTTCCGCCTGGATGATATCGATGGGGTGCTGGCCAACCTGCCATTGTCGTTGCCGGTGAGGGTGCGCCGGTTTTCCAGGTACTGGGTGCGTGTGCAAGCGTGA
- a CDS encoding sigma-70 family RNA polymerase sigma factor, translating into MDAGVKASISLEIEDLYGAHHGWLKGWLRSRTGNCADAADLAQDTFVRMLSLRQLPALREPRHYLATIARGLLIDKARRRVLEQAYLEALAARPEPQDISPETHHLIIESLLAIDALLDGLGTRTRQIFLMVQLDGLSYVQVGRQLGVSVTTVKNHLGKALLQCIQLMDD; encoded by the coding sequence ATGGACGCAGGGGTCAAGGCTTCAATATCGCTGGAGATCGAAGATCTGTATGGCGCCCACCACGGCTGGTTGAAGGGCTGGTTGCGCAGCCGCACCGGCAACTGTGCCGATGCCGCAGACCTGGCCCAGGACACCTTCGTGCGGATGCTGTCGCTGCGCCAGTTGCCGGCACTGCGAGAGCCCCGTCATTACCTGGCGACCATCGCCCGCGGCCTGCTGATCGACAAGGCGCGCCGCAGAGTTCTGGAACAGGCCTATCTGGAGGCTTTGGCGGCACGTCCGGAGCCTCAGGACATTTCACCTGAAACCCATCATTTGATCATCGAGTCATTGCTGGCCATCGATGCCTTGCTCGACGGACTGGGCACGCGCACCCGGCAGATTTTCCTCATGGTGCAGCTGGACGGCCTGAGCTATGTGCAGGTCGGGCGGCAGTTGGGGGTGTCGGTGACCACCGTCAAGAATCATCTGGGCAAGGCACTGCTGCAATGCATACAACTGATGGACGATTGA
- a CDS encoding cytochrome-c peroxidase — protein sequence MHGCKWLLVFGLLLGGEVRGETPSEPILPVQPAKITDVAKVELGKQLFFDPRLSKSGFISCNSCHNLSMGGSDNLPTSIGHNWHQGPINSPTVLNSGLSFAQYWDGRAATLQEQASGPITNPGEMGFTHELAVEVLRSIPQYRASFKRVYGNDEISFDDATNAIAAFEATLVTPNAPFDRWLKGDKAAISPTALKGYQLFKSIGCVACHNGEAVGGGSFQKMGMIEPYVTQNPAQGVAGLTGKDADRMLFKVPTLRNVALTYPYFHDGAYWTLEEAVDVMARLQLGRKLGTEEVGQIVAFLETLTGDQPDFKLPILPPSSAQTPRPQPFN from the coding sequence ATGCACGGTTGTAAGTGGTTACTTGTGTTCGGATTGCTGTTGGGGGGCGAGGTACGGGGCGAGACGCCGAGCGAGCCGATCCTGCCGGTGCAGCCGGCGAAGATCACCGATGTGGCCAAGGTGGAGTTGGGCAAGCAGTTGTTCTTCGACCCGCGCCTGTCCAAATCCGGTTTCATCTCCTGCAACTCCTGCCACAACCTGAGCATGGGCGGCAGCGACAACCTGCCCACCTCCATCGGTCACAACTGGCACCAGGGGCCGATCAACTCGCCCACGGTGCTCAACTCCGGCCTGAGCTTTGCGCAGTACTGGGATGGCCGCGCGGCCACGCTCCAGGAACAGGCCAGCGGTCCGATCACCAACCCGGGGGAGATGGGCTTTACCCATGAACTGGCGGTGGAGGTGCTGCGCTCCATTCCCCAGTACCGGGCATCGTTCAAGCGCGTGTATGGCAACGATGAGATCAGCTTCGACGACGCCACCAACGCCATTGCCGCCTTCGAAGCCACCCTGGTGACGCCCAATGCGCCGTTCGACCGCTGGCTCAAGGGCGACAAGGCGGCCATCAGCCCCACCGCGCTCAAGGGCTACCAACTGTTCAAGTCCATCGGCTGCGTGGCCTGCCACAACGGCGAAGCGGTGGGCGGTGGCTCGTTCCAGAAAATGGGCATGATCGAACCCTACGTCACCCAGAACCCGGCCCAGGGCGTGGCCGGGCTGACCGGCAAGGACGCCGACCGCATGCTGTTCAAGGTGCCGACCTTGCGCAACGTGGCGCTGACCTACCCTTACTTCCATGACGGCGCTTACTGGACGCTGGAAGAGGCGGTGGACGTGATGGCCCGGCTGCAACTGGGGCGCAAGCTGGGCACCGAGGAGGTCGGCCAGATCGTGGCCTTCCTTGAGACCCTGACCGGCGATCAACCGGACTTCAAGCTGCCGATCCTGCCGCCGTCCTCGGCGCAGACACCGCGTCCACAACCCTTCAACTGA
- the ggt gene encoding gamma-glutamyltransferase has protein sequence MFSIFPPRHPRLLSLGLLAAALSLSACNNPPSSTALPAAPEIASGYRTDMQTRHADKHMAAAANPLAAEAGREMLRQGGSAIDAAIAMQAVLTLVEPQSSGIGGGAMIVLWDGKAVRTYDGRETAPAGATETLFLQADGKPMPFPQAQIGGRSVGTPGVLRALEMAHQKHGRLPWAQLFEPAIRLAEQGFAISPRLHTMISADPFLARSPDMAAYFLNADGTPKAVGTLLKNPQLAAVLKRIAQEGPDALYTGPVAAEIVAKVQGHANPGSLSLNDLQGYRAKERAPLCSDYKRWQVCGMPPPSSGGVAVAQILGTLQALEQRDPRYALANLKPQQTNLPAGLEPAPQAVHLIAEAERLAYADRGLYVADSDFVPVPVAGLIAPDYLARRAALISERSLGKAEPGQPRGIQVAYAPDRSPMRISTSQVVAVDDLGGAVSMTTTVEAAFGSHLMVQGFMLNNQLTDFSFIPEENGQKVANRVEPGKRPRSSMAPTLVFDRASGELLASVGSPGGSQIIEYVAKSLVGMLDWNLDPQAAVGLPNFGSRNGPTELEKGQFSPALKQALQARGHEVNEIDMTSGTQAIVRVRDAQGKASWAGGADPRREGEALGD, from the coding sequence GTGTTCTCGATCTTCCCTCCCCGTCACCCCCGACTCCTCAGCCTCGGCCTGCTGGCCGCCGCCCTCAGCCTCAGCGCCTGTAACAACCCGCCCTCTTCCACTGCCCTGCCTGCCGCTCCGGAAATCGCTTCGGGCTACCGCACCGACATGCAGACCCGGCACGCCGACAAACACATGGCGGCCGCCGCCAACCCGCTGGCCGCCGAAGCCGGACGCGAGATGCTGCGCCAAGGCGGCTCGGCCATCGACGCGGCGATTGCCATGCAAGCGGTGCTGACCCTGGTGGAGCCGCAGTCCTCGGGGATTGGCGGCGGCGCGATGATCGTGCTCTGGGACGGCAAGGCCGTGCGCACCTATGACGGCCGGGAAACCGCACCCGCTGGCGCCACCGAGACACTCTTCCTGCAGGCGGACGGCAAGCCGATGCCCTTCCCTCAGGCGCAGATTGGTGGACGCTCGGTGGGCACCCCGGGCGTGCTGCGGGCCCTGGAAATGGCCCACCAGAAACACGGGCGCCTGCCTTGGGCGCAATTGTTCGAACCGGCGATCCGCCTGGCCGAGCAAGGCTTCGCTATCTCGCCACGGCTGCACACCATGATCAGCGCCGACCCGTTCCTGGCGCGCTCGCCGGACATGGCCGCGTACTTCCTCAATGCCGACGGCACGCCGAAAGCCGTGGGCACCTTACTGAAGAATCCACAGCTGGCCGCGGTGCTCAAACGCATCGCCCAGGAAGGCCCGGACGCCCTGTACACAGGCCCGGTGGCCGCAGAAATCGTCGCCAAGGTCCAGGGCCACGCCAACCCCGGCAGCCTGTCGCTCAATGACCTGCAAGGCTACCGCGCCAAGGAGCGCGCGCCGCTGTGCAGCGACTACAAGCGCTGGCAGGTGTGCGGCATGCCGCCGCCCTCTTCCGGCGGCGTGGCGGTGGCGCAGATCCTCGGCACCCTGCAAGCCCTGGAACAACGCGACCCGCGCTATGCCCTGGCCAACCTCAAGCCGCAGCAAACCAACCTGCCGGCCGGCCTTGAGCCTGCGCCGCAAGCGGTGCACCTAATCGCCGAAGCCGAGCGCCTGGCCTACGCCGACCGCGGCCTGTACGTGGCCGACAGCGACTTTGTGCCCGTGCCGGTGGCCGGCCTGATCGCCCCGGACTACCTGGCCCGGCGCGCCGCGCTGATCAGCGAGCGCAGCCTGGGCAAGGCCGAGCCGGGCCAGCCCCGGGGCATCCAGGTGGCCTACGCCCCGGACCGTTCGCCGATGCGCATTTCCACCTCACAAGTGGTGGCGGTGGATGACTTAGGGGGCGCGGTGTCCATGACCACCACGGTGGAAGCGGCCTTTGGTTCGCACCTGATGGTCCAGGGCTTCATGCTCAACAACCAGCTGACCGACTTCTCCTTCATCCCCGAGGAAAACGGCCAGAAGGTGGCCAACCGCGTCGAACCGGGCAAGCGCCCGCGCTCGTCCATGGCCCCGACCCTGGTCTTCGACCGCGCCAGCGGCGAACTGCTGGCCAGCGTCGGCTCCCCGGGCGGCTCGCAGATCATCGAGTACGTGGCCAAGTCGCTGGTGGGCATGCTCGACTGGAACCTCGACCCGCAAGCCGCCGTCGGCCTGCCCAACTTTGGCAGCCGCAACGGCCCCACCGAACTGGAGAAAGGCCAGTTCAGCCCGGCCCTGAAGCAGGCACTGCAAGCTCGGGGACATGAGGTCAACGAGATCGACATGACCAGCGGCACCCAGGCCATCGTTCGTGTGCGTGATGCCCAGGGCAAGGCCTCCTGGGCCGGCGGCGCCGATCCACGGCGCGAAGGGGAAGCGCTGGGGGATTGA
- a CDS encoding GNAT family N-acetyltransferase, protein MNEIAANLDLPGLSPRPLIPQDLELICRHRQAMFLDAGQDLCTLQVMTEHFRPWLRERLEDGRYYGFALMDAEQSVASIGLMSIDWPPHPSHPTQDQRGYVLNVYVEPAYRRRGLASALMKLAQAEFRQRGLGFAVLHATEAGKPLYQGLGWAATSEMAKVLEA, encoded by the coding sequence ATGAACGAAATTGCCGCCAACCTTGATCTCCCGGGCCTGAGCCCACGACCCCTGATACCCCAGGACCTTGAACTGATCTGCCGCCATCGCCAGGCGATGTTTCTCGATGCCGGCCAGGACCTCTGCACCTTGCAGGTGATGACCGAGCACTTTCGCCCCTGGTTGCGCGAACGCCTGGAGGACGGCCGCTACTACGGCTTCGCCCTGATGGACGCCGAGCAGAGCGTGGCCAGCATCGGCCTGATGAGCATCGACTGGCCGCCCCACCCTTCCCATCCGACCCAGGATCAGCGCGGCTATGTGCTCAACGTCTACGTCGAACCGGCCTACCGGCGCCGCGGCCTGGCGTCGGCGCTGATGAAACTGGCACAGGCCGAGTTCCGCCAGCGCGGGCTGGGCTTTGCCGTACTGCATGCGACCGAGGCCGGCAAGCCGTTGTATCAGGGGCTGGGTTGGGCCGCGACCAGTGAGATGGCGAAGGTGTTGGAAGCTTGA
- a CDS encoding transcriptional regulator produces MLTIIESPLFSRLWPDYWSEEERGAFMTFLANDPESGVVIPGSGGCRKIRWSVDGRGKSGSVRVIYTTQLACGALVALVIYGKGATENIPAPVLRRIAKEMNHAPY; encoded by the coding sequence ATGCTGACGATCATAGAATCTCCGCTGTTTTCCAGACTCTGGCCCGATTACTGGTCCGAAGAAGAGCGTGGAGCGTTCATGACGTTTCTTGCCAACGACCCGGAGTCCGGCGTTGTCATTCCGGGTTCTGGCGGTTGCAGGAAAATCAGATGGAGCGTTGATGGACGTGGAAAAAGTGGCTCGGTGCGGGTCATCTATACCACCCAGCTCGCATGCGGAGCCCTGGTTGCGTTGGTGATCTATGGCAAAGGCGCTACCGAAAACATTCCAGCGCCTGTTCTGCGCAGAATCGCGAAGGAGATGAATCATGCCCCTTACTGA
- a CDS encoding helix-turn-helix domain-containing protein — MPLTEEELLARDAKRNIGQELLDAIIDVKAGRHGNTHSIPLTKAAEARGKTGLSQPKFAQLLGVSVRTLQEWEQGRRSPSGAARSLLHIAMLRPDVFREVLAQPL, encoded by the coding sequence ATGCCCCTTACTGAAGAAGAACTATTGGCACGTGATGCCAAGCGCAATATCGGCCAGGAGCTTCTGGACGCGATCATCGATGTCAAAGCCGGCCGTCACGGCAATACCCACAGCATTCCACTCACCAAGGCCGCCGAAGCCCGCGGTAAAACCGGGTTGTCACAACCCAAGTTTGCCCAACTGCTTGGCGTGTCGGTAAGGACCCTTCAAGAGTGGGAGCAAGGTCGGCGCTCGCCTTCCGGAGCGGCCCGTTCATTGCTGCATATCGCGATGCTCAGGCCCGATGTATTTCGTGAGGTGCTGGCACAACCTCTGTAG